Proteins found in one Exiguobacterium sp. 9-2 genomic segment:
- a CDS encoding YitT family protein, whose product MNVRKTSTTTETRRRAFEAMQLISWKDIFWVIIGSSILAFGINYFTIPNDLSEGGLIGITVIFYYLYGWDTGLVSLLANALLFVVGYRFLSRKTMLYSVISVAVTSFVLSSTANLATSSDSRLIGTVYAGILIGVGIGLVIRAGGTTGGGVIIARLMNKYLNLSIAVSMFIIDVAVVGASGFLFGEETMLYTLIAIIIGSYLIDLVSEGLNVREAVTIISHRQEEIATILTETLGRSATVIHSHGHFTKQKNDMLYMIVDKRQLAPLKQIVEAADPRAFVVIHKVREVIGEGFTYPSR is encoded by the coding sequence ATGAACGTACGAAAAACATCAACAACGACAGAAACGAGACGCCGTGCTTTTGAGGCGATGCAATTGATTTCTTGGAAGGACATCTTCTGGGTTATCATCGGGTCGTCGATTCTCGCCTTTGGAATCAACTACTTTACGATTCCAAATGATCTCTCAGAAGGTGGATTGATTGGGATCACGGTCATTTTCTACTATCTTTACGGTTGGGATACGGGACTTGTCTCCTTGCTTGCGAACGCTTTGCTGTTCGTTGTCGGTTATCGATTCCTTAGCCGGAAGACGATGCTTTACTCAGTCATCTCAGTCGCCGTCACATCGTTTGTCCTCTCTTCGACAGCAAACCTTGCGACATCATCGGATAGCCGTTTGATTGGTACGGTCTATGCGGGTATTTTGATTGGTGTCGGAATCGGACTCGTCATTCGTGCGGGAGGAACGACGGGCGGTGGTGTCATTATCGCTCGACTGATGAATAAATACTTGAATCTCAGTATCGCAGTCTCGATGTTCATCATCGATGTCGCCGTTGTCGGTGCGTCAGGTTTTCTATTTGGAGAAGAGACGATGCTGTACACGTTAATTGCGATTATCATCGGTTCGTATTTGATTGATCTCGTCAGTGAAGGATTGAATGTCCGCGAAGCGGTCACGATCATTAGCCATCGCCAAGAAGAAATCGCGACGATTCTGACGGAGACGCTCGGACGTAGCGCAACTGTCATCCACAGTCATGGTCATTTCACGAAACAAAAGAATGACATGTTGTATATGATCGTCGATAAACGACAACTGGCACCGTTGAAACAAATCGTCGAAGCAGCGGATCCCCGCGCCTTCGTCGTCATTCATAAAGTGCGAGAAGTCATCGGGGAAGGATTCACATATCCCTCCCGGTAA
- a CDS encoding TetR/AcrR family transcriptional regulator produces the protein MKRTMSKSDRIIDAAVKVIAKNGYHGAKVTAIAKEAGVADGTIYLYFKNKEHLLISLFQAKMGSFIEYSEGQIANHTSATEQLAALIEAHLEQLSVDYDLAVVTQIELRQSNQDMRQNIAAVLKPYLHLIDRVIKHGMTTGEFSNELDYRLARQMIFGTIDEVVTSWMASGFKYELLETRDGIHRMLIKGLS, from the coding sequence ATGAAACGAACAATGTCAAAGAGTGACCGCATCATTGATGCCGCCGTAAAAGTCATCGCTAAAAACGGCTACCATGGAGCGAAGGTGACCGCCATCGCAAAGGAAGCCGGTGTTGCGGATGGAACGATCTATCTGTACTTCAAGAATAAAGAACACCTGCTGATTTCGCTATTCCAAGCGAAAATGGGAAGCTTCATCGAATATTCCGAAGGACAAATCGCGAATCACACGTCAGCGACAGAACAATTGGCCGCATTGATCGAGGCACATCTTGAGCAATTATCCGTTGATTATGATTTGGCTGTCGTCACGCAAATCGAGCTACGTCAATCCAATCAAGACATGCGCCAAAACATTGCCGCCGTCTTGAAACCCTACCTGCATCTGATTGACCGTGTCATCAAGCACGGGATGACGACAGGCGAGTTTTCAAACGAACTCGATTATCGATTAGCGCGTCAGATGATCTTCGGAACAATCGATGAGGTCGTGACGAGCTGGATGGCAAGTGGATTCAAATATGAGTTGCTTGAGACACGCGACGGGATCCATCGGATGTTGATCAAAGGGCTGAGTTAA
- a CDS encoding AMP-binding protein — MESVWLSDYPKQVPVSIDYREIPLYQALDEAATDFPEQRALSFLGKRMTFREVCDEAHALGSLLQEHGLKKGDRVGLMLPNCPQYMISYYAVLYAGGIVVQVNPLYTDRELEQILIDSGAHLLVTLDLLYPKASRVKAATALKTVVTTSIADYLPFPKNKLYPIKARKDNNIVIDTTGSIPFLSLRGYEPITPVAIQPKEDVAVLQYTGGTTGAPKGVMLTHYNLSANVEQIDKWFYKYERGDGRKLLAVVPYFHVYGMTCNLNFGIFNAYEQIIVPKFDIEQVLKMIHKEKPNLFPGAPTMYVGLLNHPKLKKYDLSSIEACISGSAPLPVEVQEKFEALTGGRIVEGYGLSETSPVTHTNCIWDRRIPGTVGIPVPDTQAKIVQADGETPATPGEIGEIIVTGPQVMKGYWKRPEETQAVLRNGWLHTGDLGYIGEDHYFRIVDRKKDLIIASGFNIYPREVEEILYEHPAVKEAVVIGVPDAYRGETVKAFIVVKDEMTVTEEELDQFCRKQLASFKVPKQYEFRQELPKTFVGKILRRVLVEEERAKQLEESS; from the coding sequence ATGGAATCCGTTTGGTTATCTGATTATCCAAAGCAAGTACCCGTATCGATTGATTACCGAGAAATACCTCTTTATCAGGCACTTGATGAGGCAGCGACTGATTTTCCAGAACAACGTGCCTTAAGTTTCTTAGGGAAACGTATGACGTTTCGTGAAGTGTGCGACGAAGCACATGCACTCGGAAGTTTACTTCAAGAGCATGGCCTCAAAAAAGGAGATCGTGTCGGACTGATGTTACCGAACTGTCCCCAGTATATGATCAGTTATTATGCTGTCCTCTATGCTGGTGGAATCGTCGTGCAGGTGAATCCGCTCTATACGGACCGTGAACTCGAACAGATCCTCATCGATTCAGGTGCACATCTGCTCGTGACCCTCGACCTACTTTATCCGAAAGCATCTCGCGTCAAAGCGGCGACGGCACTCAAAACGGTCGTGACAACAAGCATCGCGGATTATCTTCCCTTCCCTAAAAATAAACTGTATCCCATTAAAGCACGGAAAGATAACAACATCGTCATCGATACGACGGGTTCGATTCCATTTTTATCGCTACGTGGTTATGAACCGATTACACCGGTTGCGATTCAACCGAAAGAAGATGTCGCGGTTCTTCAATATACGGGTGGAACGACAGGTGCTCCAAAAGGTGTCATGCTGACGCACTATAACCTGAGTGCGAATGTCGAGCAAATCGACAAATGGTTTTATAAATATGAGCGGGGAGATGGACGAAAACTGTTAGCTGTCGTTCCGTATTTCCATGTCTATGGCATGACATGTAACCTCAATTTCGGTATTTTTAATGCCTATGAGCAAATCATCGTTCCAAAATTCGACATCGAACAAGTATTGAAAATGATTCATAAGGAAAAACCAAATCTGTTCCCTGGTGCACCGACGATGTATGTCGGTCTGTTGAACCATCCGAAGCTAAAGAAATATGATCTGTCTTCAATCGAAGCTTGTATTTCAGGTTCAGCTCCACTGCCGGTCGAAGTCCAGGAAAAATTCGAAGCATTAACGGGCGGACGAATCGTTGAAGGATATGGTTTGTCTGAGACGAGTCCGGTGACGCATACGAACTGTATCTGGGATCGCCGGATTCCTGGAACGGTTGGTATTCCGGTACCCGATACGCAAGCGAAAATCGTCCAAGCGGATGGAGAGACACCCGCAACTCCTGGTGAGATCGGTGAGATCATCGTCACAGGTCCGCAAGTCATGAAAGGATACTGGAAACGACCAGAAGAGACGCAAGCTGTTCTTCGAAACGGTTGGTTGCACACGGGAGACCTTGGCTATATCGGCGAAGATCATTACTTCCGGATCGTTGATCGGAAAAAGGATTTAATCATTGCTTCCGGATTTAATATTTATCCACGTGAAGTCGAAGAAATCTTGTACGAGCATCCGGCCGTCAAGGAAGCCGTCGTCATCGGTGTTCCGGATGCCTATCGTGGAGAGACCGTCAAGGCGTTCATCGTCGTTAAGGATGAGATGACGGTCACAGAAGAAGAGCTTGATCAATTCTGTCGTAAACAGTTAGCGTCATTTAAAGTGCCAAAGCAGTACGAATTCCGACAAGAGTTACCGAAGACGTTCGTCGGGAAGATTCTCCGTCGTGTTCTTGTTGAAGAAGAACGTGCCAAACAACTCGAAGAAAGCAGTTGA
- a CDS encoding electron transfer flavoprotein subunit beta/FixA family protein gives MEIYVLLKRTFDTEEAIQLENGQIDEDGAEFIINPYDEYAVEEAIRVRDAQGGTVTIVTVGPEDADKELRTALAMGADQAVRISIEDDIEEADHFTISEVLVGYLKEQTVDLIIAGNVAVDGGSGQVAPRVAELLDIPYVTTITKLELDGTKAVVTRDAEGDTETIETTLPLLVTAQQGLNEPRYPSLPGIMKAKKKPLEELELDDLELDEDELAPRLETIERFLPPNKAAGKILEGELNEQVAQLASLLRNEAKVV, from the coding sequence ATGGAAATCTATGTACTGTTGAAACGCACATTCGATACGGAAGAAGCAATCCAACTCGAAAATGGTCAAATCGATGAGGATGGGGCTGAGTTCATCATTAACCCATATGATGAATATGCGGTAGAAGAGGCGATTCGTGTCCGTGATGCACAAGGGGGAACGGTGACGATCGTGACGGTCGGTCCGGAAGACGCGGACAAGGAATTACGAACAGCTCTAGCAATGGGAGCGGATCAAGCAGTACGCATCTCGATTGAGGATGACATCGAAGAGGCGGATCATTTCACGATTTCTGAAGTACTTGTTGGTTATTTAAAGGAACAGACAGTCGATCTTATCATCGCTGGAAACGTCGCAGTTGATGGCGGAAGTGGTCAAGTGGCACCACGCGTCGCAGAATTGCTCGATATTCCTTACGTGACGACGATCACGAAACTCGAACTCGACGGCACGAAGGCTGTCGTGACACGTGACGCTGAAGGGGATACAGAAACGATTGAAACAACACTTCCGTTACTCGTGACTGCGCAGCAAGGACTGAATGAGCCACGCTATCCAAGTCTTCCGGGGATCATGAAAGCAAAAAAGAAGCCGCTTGAAGAACTCGAACTCGATGATCTCGAACTCGATGAAGATGAACTCGCACCACGTCTAGAGACGATTGAACGTTTCTTACCACCGAACAAAGCAGCCGGTAAGATTCTCGAAGGTGAACTGAACGAGCAAGTCGCACAGCTCGCATCATTATTACGCAACGAAGCAAAAGTGGTTTAA